A portion of the Nomia melanderi isolate GNS246 chromosome 2, iyNomMela1, whole genome shotgun sequence genome contains these proteins:
- the LOC116429895 gene encoding uncharacterized protein LOC116429895, whose translation MSVSTLFYQNVSLLLKQVTPSEEFKKHFRENMFDKPNTAGFLYTSHYLLTIYDSERFKKLIEWPVTCKKTEAQYRNNVKSFLIIISAENRDINFPNILVSHLFHASGSKFVTIMWKLSQAVLRKYITSSSICSVMLVPQAKIDANLGKQFLKKTSAMISFNILNHYKTLLEMEEIAETFLKNEEQNLNNIKTEIFEREQVIKLLINDVPVHSTIQKHLIDINDKEVIQKWKENINEYLNYIQNKNKILKNIEQVSHKVNNIVSSNSGDIKMLDAKQFQQINYLDMSKLFPYDIQSLLFQLYTNDKLNFHNFILLFNSVITQLHQPLKLNTLANLSEHQLQIETSCKDMKEFLNIFQTYLLDIRTITLETGQHLCHILHQNNIAQIYNEMEVPTTNNVLLMSSPLIKIDTNCTDIEIDQLKHLQLTPVEGVHKSLFSRYEHLKPNNITLRSRLRENLLVSHITFDDSVSTTDNEKVSLHVPVLNKSNLLSSKQAEKYSRLFSMRTKRNNNAANTSVMSIPCTSKANSTAIASAIEEIHDMSELSLNISEKNICNNSVGFTTPLKLTTTKDDNFEYMSEIEDVVNTLQRKPDVLNICETIEIESASNQDKIIIKSNKIAEATQRRRSISDLVERYKKLLEGNNHTNREINCVKNDNE comes from the exons ATGTCTGTGAGCACATTATTTTATCAGAATGTTTCCCTATTATTAAAACAAGTTACACCCAGTgaagaatttaagaaacattttcGTGAG AATATGTTTGATAAACCTAATACTGCAGGTTTCTTATACACatctcattatttattaacaatatatgaTTCGGAACgttttaaaaagttaattgaaTGGCCAGTTACTTGTAAAAAGACAGAAGCACAGTATCGTAACAATGTTAAATCGTTTCTAATAATCATATCCGCAGAAAATCGCGatattaattttccaaatatacTTGTGTCTCATTTATTTCATGCAAGTGGAAGTAAGTTTGTGACAATTATGTGGAAATTGTCACAAGCggtattaagaaaatatattacctCTTCAA GTATTTGTAGTGTTATGCTTGTACCTCAAGCAAAAATTGATGCAAATTTAGGAAAGCAATTTTTAAAGAAGACCAGTGCAATGAtttcctttaatattttaaatcattataaaactttattagaaatggaagaaattgCTGAAACCTTTTTGAA aaatgagGAACAGAACTTGAACaatattaaaacagaaatttttgaGAGGGAACAAGTTATTAAACTGCTTATAAATGACGTTCCTGTTCATTCTACAATTCAAAAACATTTGATTGACATAAATGACAAAGAAGTGATACAaa aatggaaagaaaatataaatgagtacttgaattatatacaaaataaaaataaaattttaaagaatattgaaCAAGTTAGTCACAAAGTAAATAACATAGTATCAAGTAACAGTGGTGACATTAAAATGTTGGATGCAAAGCAGTTCCAACAGATAAATTATTTAGATATGTCTAAATTATTTCCTTATGATATACAA AgccttttatttcaattatacacaaatgacaaattaaattttcataattttattttattatttaactcgGTAATAACTCAGTTGCATCaaccattaaaattaaatacattagcAAACCTTTCAGAGCATCAATTACAAATAGAGACAAGTTGTAAAGACATgaaggaatttttaaatatattccaaaCATACTTATTGGATATCAGAACAATAACATTGGAAACAGGTCAACATTTATGTCATATATTGCACCAAAATAATATTGCacaaatttataatgaaatggAAGTACCTACAACAAATAATGTTCTTTTAATGTCATCGcctcttataaaaattgatactaACTGTACAGACATAGAAATCGATCAACTGAAGCATTTACAGCTTACTCCAGTGGAAG GTGTACATAAGTCATTATTTTCAAGATACGAACATTTAAAACCAAATAATATTACACTTAGATCAAGGTTGAGAGAAAATTTATTAGTATCTCACATTACTTTTGATGATTCGGTATCGACAACTGACAATGAAAAAGTGTCGTTACacgttccagtgttaaataaaagCAATTTGTTATCTTCTAAACaagcagaaaaatattctcgattaTTTTCTATGCgtacaaaaagaaataacaatgcag CAAATACAAGTGTAATGTCTATACCTTGTACTTCAAAAGCAAATTCGACTGCAATTGCAAGTGCAATTGAAGAAATACATGATATGTCGGAACTCAGTTTGAATATATCAGAAAAAAACATATGCAATAACAGTGTAGGTTTTACTACACCTTTGAAATTGACTACTACAAAAGATGATAATTTTGAATACATGTCTGAAATAGAAGATGTAGTAAACACGCTCCAAAGGAAACCAGATGTTCTTAATATATGTGAAACAATAGAAATAGAAAGTGCAAGTAACCAGGACAAAATCATTATCAAATCTAACAAAATTGCAGAGGCAACACAAAGGAGACGTTCAATCAGTGACTTAGTTGAACGCTATAAGAAACTACTCGAGGGCAATAATCATACAAATCGTGAGATTAATTGTgtaaaaaatgataatgaaTGA
- the Hira gene encoding histone cell cycle regulator-like protein: MKLVKPNWVTHDGYPIFSVDIHPDGKRFATGGQGGDSGRVVIWNMEPVVNEIAELDENIPKMLCQLDNHLACVNCVRWSNNGLLASGGVDKLIMIWRLSGGLGGSSLFGGKSSVETWRCIATLRSHEADVLDLAWAPHSPWLASASVDNTVIVWDASKFPAIVAVLKGHTGFVKGITWDPVGKYLASQSDDKTLRVWRTTDWTEAALISEPFDECGGTTHVLRLSWSPDGQYLVSAHAMNGGGPTAQIIERDGWTQDKDFVGHRKAVTCVRFNGNMLQKKQPGSSKPQQYCCVAIGSRDRSLSVWLTSLKRPLVVIHELFTHSVLDASWSPCGLRLAACSWDGSVVLIEFTQQELGQPLDPAEQSSLHERLYGKPLVQGGCTVMEAPELLNLKTTAPPTQTTQTSTSTNSVQPPTTTSTTPAKGPINKQIETRTSDGKRRITPMFIPPPSDTMDSSSTRLGTPTFTSQVKSSIVIEKRNDVVAPNVTASVNLTNTNSATSTLTLKRREQTTPKLHQTAFTKKPKVTSERSINQILLPPLKPSSSLSQQAGHYAVTVTNSQGLAHLQVFKGTDSEPTWDLYLGYSAVALAASPAVIAVGLEDGSLHTFHPVKGCRPAPPLAPPAPLAKVHAVGNAVMVISSCGAVRVWEIGHSCRMIVSTSAAHLAVPGTSLLSCTLYNGMPHLAFTNARAYIYHKEMGTWLLIGDSQDPIWRWASFNTSSTSGSRAPRGPLSSLQEGLLRTAGNTLPNPRLPHSAPSVVSYLEQQMLASRALGSAQEYVHWLIALVSFLLTQDGLEKRLRLILDDLLGPSHTSASKSIWDPLILGIKKHKLLEDVLSVVGGHLRWQRLYLEYTEQLTAIKNQTV; the protein is encoded by the exons atgaagTTAGTAAAACCAAATTGGGTTACACACGATg GCTATCCAATATTTTCTGTGGATATACATCCAGATGGAAAAAGATTTGCCACTGGTGGTCaag GTGGTGATTCTGGAAGGGTTGTCATATGGAACATGGAACCCGTAGTTAATGAAATTGCAGAATTAGAtgaaaatattccaaaaatgtTGTGTCAATTAGACAATCATCTTG CTTGCGTCAATTGTGTTAGATGGAGTAATAATGGGTTATTAGCATCAGGTGGTGTAGATAAACTCATTATGATCTGGAGATTGTCTGGTGGATTAGGTGGTAGTTCTTTATTCGGTGGAAAATCCAGTGTGGAAACATGGCGTTGTATAGCTACTTTACGATCTCATGAAGCTGATGTATTGGATTTAGCATGGGCACCTCACAGTCCATGGTTAGCTTCTGCATCGGTAGACAATACTGTAATAGTATGGGATGCTTCAAAATTTCCAGCTATTGTCGCTGTATTGAAAGGTCATACAGGATTTGTAAAAGGAATTACATGGGATCCTGTAGGGAAGTATTTAGCCTCTCAGTCCGATGATAAAACATTACGTGTATGGCGTACAACAGATTGGACAGAAGCAGCATTGATATCCGAACCATTTGATGAATGCGGTGGAACCACTCATGTATTAAGACTTTCTTGGAGTCCAGATGGTCAATATTTGGTGTCAGCTCATGCTATGAACGGTGGTGGCCCAACTGCACAAATAATTGAAAGAGATGGGTGGACACAAGACAAAGATTTTGTTGGACATAGAAAGGCTGTTACATGTGTG aGATTTAATGGAAATATGTTACAAAAGAAACAACCAGGTTCTTCTAAACCACAACAGTATTGTTGCGTTGCTATAGGATCTCGTGACCGTTCTCTTTCTGTATGGTTAACATCATTAAAAAGACCTCTGGTAGTGATACATGAATTGTTTACACATTCAGTCTTAGATGCCAGTTGGTCACCATGCGGTCTTCGTCTAGCAGCTTGCTCTTGGGATGGGTCTGTTGTACTCATTGAGTTTACTCAACAGGAATTAGGTCAACCATTAGATCCTGCTGAACAA AGTAGTCTTCATGAACGTTTGTATGGTAAACCCTTAGTTCAAGGTGGTTGTACAGTCATGGAAGCACCAGAACTTCTAAATTTAAAGACAACAGCACCTCCAACGCAAACAACTCAAACATCGACAAGTACGAATTCGGTACAACCGCCTACCACTACTTCCACAACTCCTGCGAAAGGTcctattaataaacaaatcgaAACAAGAACATCAGACGGTAAAAGGCGGATAACACCAATGTTCATACCACCTCCGTCAGATACAAT gGATTCTTCGAGTACCAGACTAGGAACGCCAACATTCACGAGTCAAGTAAAAAGTTCGATTGTAATAGAGAAGCGAAACGACGTCGTAGCGCCTAATGTTACTGCTTCAGTGAATTTAACCAATACTAACAGTGCAACGTCTACACTCACTTTAAAACGACGCGAACAGACTACACCGAAACTACATCAGACTGCGTTTACTAAGAAACCAAAAGTTACGTCCGAAAGAAGTATAAATCAGATTTTACTCCCCCCGTTGAAGCCATCTAGCTCGTTATCTCAGCAAGCTGGCCATTACGCTGTCACTGTGACTAACAGCCAAGGTTTAGCTCATTTACAAGTATTCAAGGGTACAGATTCTGAACCAACCTGGGATCTTTATTTAGGGTACAGTGCTGTAGCTTTGGCAGCATCACCAGCTGTTATAGCCGTTGGTTTGGAAGATGGAAGCCTTCATACGTTTCATCCTGTAAAAGGATGTCGACCGGCACCACCTTTAGCTCCCCCTGCTCCACTCGCGAAAGTTCATGCAGTTGGaaatgca GTGATGGTTATTTCAAGCTGTGGAGCAGTTCGCGTGTGGGAAATAGGACATTCATGTAGAATGATAGTTTCCACTTCCGCTGCGCATTTAGCGGTACCAGGAACTTCTTTATTATCCTGCACTTTATATAATGGAATGCCTCATTTAGCTTTTACTAATGCTAGGGCGTACATATATCATAAAGAAATGG GTACTTGGTTATTGATTGGTGATAGTCAAGATCCTATATGGCGCTGGGCCTCTTTTAATACGTCTAGTACATCCGGAAGTAGAGCTCCCAGAGGACCTCTTTCTTCGCTACAAGAAGGATTACTCAGGACGGCTGGAAATACTTTGCCTAATCCAAGATTACCTCACAGTGCTCCCAGTGTGGTATCCTACTTGGAACAACAGATGCTTGCTTCCAGAGCTCTTGGAAGTGCTCAGGAATATGTACATTGGCTCATAGCTTTAGTATCGTTTTTATTAACTCAAG atGGATTAGAGAAACGTTTAAGGTTAATCTTAGATGATCTTTTGGGTCCAAGCCATACGTCAGCTTCCAAAAGCATATGGGATCCTTTGATACTG GGAATTAAAAAACATAAACTTTTGGAAGACGTATTATCTGTCGTTGGTGGACACCTCCGTTGGCAAAGGTTGTATCTTGAATATACAGAACAATTGACTGCGATAAAAAATCAAACCGTTTGA